In Thalassoglobus sp. JC818, a single window of DNA contains:
- a CDS encoding sulfatase codes for MKTFLLLLSTITLVFSESSVVWADVVPVPKSIVPEKIEGAKPRNVVFILSDDHRYDAMSFMGHPFAKTPHMDAMAENGVHLKNAFVTTSLCSPSRASILTGLYTFRHRVIDNQRRVPEGTIYFPQYLQAAGYKTGFIGKWHMGHASDEPRPGFDYWFSFKGQGNYYPPGPNYTLNENGKRVPQDGYITPLLTRKAIEFLENQSNESEPFFLYLSHKAVHGPFTPEPKYKDSLRDKTMELPASSELLDNNLKNRPRWLLDQRNSWHGMDFALHTGQSVEHFYKRYCEALCSVDDSIGAVMQQLEKMGILDETLLIYMGDNGFMFGEHGLFDKRVAYETSSRVPMLMQCPEIAEGGTVVEEVVANIDIGPTVMEAMGLKTPPHMDGKSFLPLTQGQSIPWRDYFLYVYYWEQNYPQTPTHFSLRGSQYKYTTYYGLWDTDELFDIQADPDEQNNLVHDPEFAEIKQQMQDRLYEMMDELGGLQIPLNPPRGNQQNKRLRSRGGVKAADFPEAFIVDEPLRSIE; via the coding sequence ATGAAAACATTCTTGCTGCTGCTGAGTACAATCACTTTAGTTTTTTCTGAATCTTCTGTGGTTTGGGCCGACGTGGTCCCGGTTCCGAAGTCGATCGTCCCTGAAAAAATTGAGGGAGCGAAGCCACGGAACGTGGTCTTCATACTCTCCGATGATCACCGCTACGACGCAATGAGCTTCATGGGACACCCCTTCGCGAAGACACCGCATATGGATGCAATGGCCGAGAACGGTGTGCATCTCAAGAATGCATTCGTGACGACATCTCTCTGCTCACCCAGCCGTGCGTCAATTTTGACAGGCCTCTACACATTTCGACATCGCGTAATCGACAATCAACGCCGAGTCCCAGAAGGGACAATCTACTTTCCGCAATACCTCCAAGCAGCTGGCTACAAAACTGGATTCATCGGCAAGTGGCATATGGGGCACGCCAGTGATGAGCCGCGTCCCGGATTCGACTACTGGTTCAGCTTTAAGGGACAGGGCAACTACTACCCGCCCGGTCCGAACTACACACTGAACGAGAATGGAAAACGAGTCCCCCAGGATGGATACATCACACCACTTTTGACACGCAAAGCAATCGAGTTTCTCGAGAATCAGTCAAACGAAAGCGAACCGTTTTTCCTCTATCTTTCGCACAAGGCAGTTCACGGACCCTTCACACCGGAGCCCAAATACAAGGACTCACTGCGCGATAAAACAATGGAACTCCCTGCATCAAGCGAATTGCTCGACAACAACTTGAAGAATCGACCTCGATGGCTGTTGGATCAGCGAAACAGCTGGCACGGGATGGACTTTGCGTTACACACCGGCCAAAGCGTGGAGCACTTCTATAAACGATATTGCGAAGCACTTTGCAGCGTCGACGACAGCATCGGTGCAGTAATGCAACAATTAGAAAAGATGGGAATCCTCGACGAAACCCTTTTGATTTACATGGGCGATAACGGATTCATGTTTGGCGAGCACGGTTTGTTCGACAAACGTGTTGCGTACGAGACATCGAGCAGAGTCCCAATGTTGATGCAGTGTCCAGAGATCGCGGAAGGAGGCACGGTCGTCGAAGAAGTCGTCGCGAATATTGACATCGGCCCAACAGTGATGGAAGCCATGGGATTGAAAACCCCGCCGCACATGGATGGCAAGAGCTTTCTCCCGCTGACGCAGGGGCAATCGATTCCGTGGAGAGACTACTTCTTGTATGTCTACTACTGGGAGCAGAACTATCCGCAGACGCCCACTCACTTCTCTCTACGAGGCAGCCAATACAAGTACACAACCTACTACGGGCTTTGGGACACGGACGAGTTGTTTGATATTCAGGCTGACCCGGACGAGCAGAACAACCTCGTTCACGATCCCGAGTTTGCAGAAATCAAACAGCAAATGCAGGATCGACTTTATGAAATGATGGATGAGTTGGGAGGCCTACAGATTCCTCTGAATCCGCCGCGCGGCAACCAACAGAATAAACGTCTGCGCAGCCGCGGAGGAGTCAAAGCTGCCGATTTCCCGGAAGCGTTTATCGTCGACGAACCTCTTCGATCCATCGAATAA
- a CDS encoding agarase — MNSRIDRRRFLSCTLAAGAGITVASLSRAVAAEATKTTQSDPTGYFTLGQEKGHWWLITPDGQPFFTMGLNHIDPASLRYPENLHLWREKYGGSTIRWIEESVVPNLHEWGFNTVGWVQEVTVRLPEQGLAWQHSRPFTIDEYRALDMPYCHLLPFTESHQWEGHTVHYDFRSEDWKEWCDYVARSHCAELSEEKNLIGYFYSDCPTWIHERPSNAWRGPIFDPEQLETEAGRKELSDLAGHYYKTIHDTIRRYDKHHLLFGDRYEANAPIAIEVVNAAKSYVDVLSFQDFKDPVKHLDEWHKITGKPVLLADAAKVEGSRNEFFKSNNGMWYAETLAALHKNPGCVGFHLCGAYQRNKSRRRGLLDEMEKPDEEQVKLITEANRQISRRMDMEFGSPK, encoded by the coding sequence ATGAATTCGCGCATTGACCGACGCCGCTTTTTGAGTTGCACCCTCGCAGCTGGTGCTGGGATAACTGTCGCATCGCTGTCGCGGGCAGTTGCAGCGGAAGCGACCAAGACCACTCAGTCAGATCCAACCGGCTACTTCACATTGGGGCAAGAAAAAGGCCATTGGTGGCTGATTACACCCGACGGTCAGCCGTTCTTCACGATGGGCCTCAATCACATCGATCCCGCCAGCCTTCGATATCCAGAGAACCTGCATCTCTGGCGAGAGAAATACGGTGGCAGCACGATTCGCTGGATCGAAGAGTCAGTCGTCCCCAACTTGCATGAATGGGGTTTCAACACTGTCGGATGGGTTCAGGAAGTGACGGTCCGTCTTCCCGAACAAGGTCTGGCTTGGCAACACTCACGCCCTTTCACGATTGATGAGTATCGAGCGTTGGACATGCCCTATTGCCACTTGTTGCCATTCACCGAGTCACACCAGTGGGAGGGGCATACGGTTCATTACGACTTCCGCAGCGAGGACTGGAAAGAGTGGTGTGACTATGTCGCGAGGTCTCACTGTGCAGAGCTGAGCGAAGAGAAGAACTTGATTGGTTATTTCTACAGCGACTGCCCGACGTGGATACACGAGCGTCCCTCAAACGCTTGGCGTGGTCCGATTTTTGATCCAGAACAACTCGAGACTGAGGCCGGTCGTAAAGAGCTTTCCGATCTCGCTGGACACTACTACAAGACGATCCATGATACCATCCGTCGCTATGACAAGCATCACTTGTTGTTTGGCGACCGATACGAAGCCAACGCACCGATTGCTATCGAAGTTGTGAATGCCGCGAAGTCGTACGTCGACGTGCTTTCATTTCAGGATTTCAAAGATCCCGTCAAACATCTTGATGAATGGCACAAAATCACAGGGAAACCAGTTCTCCTCGCCGACGCCGCGAAAGTCGAAGGGAGTAGAAATGAGTTCTTCAAATCGAACAACGGTATGTGGTATGCGGAGACGTTAGCGGCTCTCCACAAGAACCCGGGTTGTGTTGGTTTTCATCTCTGCGGCGCGTACCAGCGCAACAAATCCCGACGACGTGGTTTGCTGGATGAAATGGAGAAACCGGATGAAGAGCAAGTCAAACTGATCACCGAAGCGAACCGGCAGATTAGCCGCCGAATGGACATGGAATTCGGAAGCCCCAAGTGA
- a CDS encoding sulfatase, whose product MTKFIVSTLVLLSCAVSANAKDPPNVLFCFSDDWGRYASIYRDPNQPGLNDVIETPALDAIGRSGVVFDNAFVSAPSCTPSRAAVVTGMPFYRCGSNAFLRCREYGKAEDPYSSLPGFSELLVQNGYHVMHWGKTTNRNAGKRDLTHKDPICSFSQTVSAATDKEAKKKEIFSYVRSNFQRFLDDNQDDKPFFYWFGPHNSHRQWTKGSGKALWGLEPDSLKGKVPAFLPDVHDVREDMVDYLGEALAWDGMINELIEELRSRGELDNTLVIISGDHGMPGMPRGKCNLHDFGSMVSLLISWPDRVQPGRRVDDFVSLMDIAPTVLEATEIDRPDHMLAKSLMPILTSGRSGQVDPARDHVIIGRERHVGEARRDRAPYPSRALRTADYLLIRNFKPNRMPMGDVFDSGASAEQHLQNHNLAYPDMDASPTKVFLMTNSDSYPELFDIAFTIRPEFELYDLKRDPDQVVNVADDPEYAQTLQILTDRLMNELRQTGDPRVIGDGSTFDRKPFVDPSFVPPPKK is encoded by the coding sequence ATGACGAAGTTTATTGTCTCAACTCTTGTTCTTTTGAGTTGCGCAGTTTCTGCGAACGCCAAAGATCCGCCGAATGTTCTCTTCTGTTTTTCAGATGATTGGGGGCGCTATGCCAGCATCTACCGAGACCCGAATCAGCCCGGGCTGAACGATGTGATCGAGACACCAGCACTGGACGCAATCGGTCGAAGCGGAGTTGTCTTCGACAATGCTTTTGTCAGCGCTCCAAGCTGTACGCCAAGTCGAGCGGCTGTCGTGACTGGGATGCCGTTTTACCGCTGCGGCAGTAACGCTTTCCTTCGCTGTCGTGAATACGGAAAAGCAGAAGATCCATATTCCTCTCTCCCAGGCTTCTCAGAATTACTAGTGCAGAACGGCTATCATGTGATGCACTGGGGGAAGACGACGAATAGAAATGCGGGAAAGCGGGACCTCACTCACAAAGATCCAATTTGCAGTTTCTCGCAGACTGTGTCCGCAGCCACTGACAAAGAAGCTAAGAAGAAAGAAATCTTCTCTTACGTCCGTTCCAACTTTCAGAGATTTCTCGACGACAATCAGGACGACAAGCCCTTCTTTTATTGGTTCGGCCCGCACAATTCACATCGTCAGTGGACCAAAGGTTCCGGGAAAGCTCTTTGGGGGCTCGAACCTGATTCGCTTAAAGGAAAGGTGCCAGCATTTCTACCGGATGTTCACGACGTCCGAGAAGATATGGTTGACTATCTCGGCGAAGCACTGGCATGGGACGGCATGATCAATGAACTCATCGAAGAACTGAGATCACGCGGTGAACTCGACAACACGCTCGTGATCATTTCGGGAGATCACGGAATGCCCGGGATGCCACGTGGAAAATGCAATCTTCACGACTTCGGATCAATGGTCTCCTTGCTCATCAGCTGGCCGGACCGTGTCCAACCTGGTCGACGTGTTGACGACTTTGTGAGTCTCATGGACATCGCTCCAACAGTGCTCGAAGCAACGGAAATCGACCGACCAGATCACATGTTGGCAAAAAGTTTGATGCCGATACTTACGTCGGGAAGAAGTGGTCAAGTCGACCCAGCGCGTGACCATGTGATCATCGGACGCGAGCGACATGTTGGCGAAGCCCGGAGAGACCGCGCCCCCTATCCTTCTCGCGCGCTACGCACCGCAGACTACCTGCTGATTCGGAATTTCAAACCGAATCGTATGCCAATGGGCGACGTGTTCGACAGCGGAGCGTCTGCAGAGCAACATCTGCAAAACCACAACCTGGCCTACCCGGATATGGATGCGAGTCCGACAAAGGTCTTTCTAATGACTAACAGCGACTCCTATCCAGAACTGTTCGACATTGCTTTTACGATCCGTCCGGAATTCGAACTTTACGACCTGAAAAGAGATCCCGATCAAGTTGTCAACGTAGCGGATGACCCGGAATACGCTCAGACTCTACAAATTCTCACTGATCGGCTGATGAACGAATTGCGACAGACCGGTGATCCACGCGTGATCGGAGACGGAAGCACGTTCGATCGAAAGCCATTCGTCGATCCTTCTTTTGTCCCTCCACCGAAGAAGTAG